One stretch of Microbacterium terrae DNA includes these proteins:
- a CDS encoding ABC transporter substrate-binding protein, whose product MKHSRLITVAGIAAVSALALAGCAGGGSDAGAEFDPEEEVTIDFAFWGNDDRATRYNDLIAAFNEEYPNITVNTSFSDFPSFWEKRATEVAGGGLPDVFQFSDSYLRQYGEPGHLLDLAEVSDYIDMSTFDEGLLGTGALGGVQYSLPTGYSLWANFVNDDLLAETGVPAPEGGTSFDDFDDWMEEVTEATGGAVYGGTDYTQRIQTFELQLRAEGGNLYTEDGELGFTKEQLAEYWESGDDLRDGITVPQQKLEEITPKSGFGANLTASEMSWSNFLGGYIADSGASSISMVAPPTAVEGSKDLYRQAGLQVAIAENSEHPEAAALFLDFVVNSDAAGEIFGTTLGFPASSSKLAATVLEGVDKQVADYIDANADRVGDAPPVPVVGYGSLEQKFWDLGKELGLGTKSVDDAVDEFFAEADVILG is encoded by the coding sequence ATGAAGCACTCACGCCTCATCACCGTGGCCGGCATCGCCGCGGTCAGCGCACTCGCACTCGCCGGCTGCGCCGGCGGCGGTTCGGACGCAGGTGCGGAGTTCGACCCCGAAGAAGAAGTCACGATCGACTTCGCATTCTGGGGCAACGACGACCGCGCCACGCGCTACAACGACCTGATCGCGGCCTTCAACGAGGAGTACCCGAACATCACGGTCAACACCTCGTTCTCGGACTTCCCCAGCTTCTGGGAGAAGCGCGCGACCGAGGTCGCCGGCGGCGGGCTCCCCGACGTCTTCCAGTTCTCCGACAGCTATCTGCGCCAGTACGGCGAGCCCGGGCACCTGCTCGACCTCGCTGAGGTGTCGGACTACATCGACATGTCGACCTTCGACGAGGGCCTCCTCGGCACGGGGGCGCTCGGCGGCGTGCAGTACTCGCTGCCGACCGGCTACAGCCTGTGGGCCAACTTCGTCAACGACGACCTCCTCGCCGAGACGGGTGTCCCCGCCCCCGAGGGCGGCACCAGCTTCGACGACTTCGACGACTGGATGGAAGAGGTCACCGAGGCGACCGGCGGCGCCGTGTACGGCGGCACCGACTACACCCAGCGCATCCAGACGTTCGAGCTGCAGCTGCGCGCCGAGGGCGGCAACCTCTACACCGAAGACGGCGAGCTCGGCTTCACAAAGGAGCAGCTCGCCGAGTACTGGGAGTCGGGCGACGACCTGCGCGACGGCATCACCGTCCCACAGCAGAAGCTCGAGGAGATCACCCCGAAGTCCGGCTTCGGCGCGAACCTCACCGCGAGCGAGATGAGCTGGAGCAACTTCCTCGGCGGCTACATCGCCGACTCGGGCGCCTCGTCGATCTCGATGGTCGCGCCCCCGACCGCCGTCGAGGGCTCGAAGGACCTCTACCGTCAGGCGGGCCTGCAGGTCGCCATCGCCGAGAACTCCGAGCACCCCGAGGCAGCCGCGCTCTTCCTCGACTTCGTCGTGAACAGCGACGCGGCCGGTGAGATCTTCGGCACCACGCTCGGCTTCCCCGCCTCGTCGTCGAAGCTCGCCGCCACCGTGCTCGAAGGCGTCGACAAGCAGGTCGCCGACTACATCGACGCCAACGCCGACCGCGTGGGCGACGCCCCGCCGGTGCCGGTCGTCGGCTACGGCTCGCTCGAGCAGAAGTTCTGGGACCTCGGCAAAGAGCTGGGCCTCGGAACCAAGAGCGTCGACGACGCGGTGGACGAGTTCTTCGCCGAAGCCGACGTCATCCTCGGCTGA
- a CDS encoding beta-galactosidase, producing the protein MLYGADYNPDQWPEEVWDDDVRLMREAGVNIVSLGIFAWSRIQPSEDVWDFAWLDTVIEKLHAGGIQVNLATATASPPPWVSATYPDTLPADESGASYWPGSRQHFAPSSPTYRRLAGELVRRIAERYVDHPAVVMWHVGNEFGCHLWMDFSDSARDAYRRWLTDRYTSIDALNEAWGTSFWSQRYGSFDEIFPPRLAPYSHNPSSMLDWRRFTSDMLLECYLMERAILLEAGATQPITTNFMGPFKPADYSAWAPHMDLIADDCYPDPTSPTRVRDAAFQRDLIRSLKPGVPWVLWEQATDAVNWRPANPGKKPGALMAETAQSIGRGADGIMFFQWRQSRAGSEKFHSAMLPHAGTDTRTWQAVTELGARLKALGELPAPGRDARVALVFDWESWWAVEERDHPVEVDYLAAVLEWYGALHSRGIQVDIIAPERVDDGYDLALAPVLYLLREEGATALTRFVDGGGTLLAGPFTDVVDGHDQFRPGGFVTQLRDVLGIRFEDFGALGGASVGGMGVGALSAAAAPAVRATAAFTVGGTPAEGRLVAESIHAVGADVVSHFETGAAAGRPALTRHRHGAGEAWYIATLPDTAGADAVVAALVESSGVRPVVAGLPADVEVARRGDLVTLINHGDDDVDIAIEGTDAETGAPVESVRLASQEAAFVLAPVVVAASGPLGLATASV; encoded by the coding sequence TTGCTGTACGGCGCCGACTACAACCCCGACCAGTGGCCGGAGGAGGTGTGGGACGACGACGTGCGCCTCATGCGCGAGGCCGGCGTCAACATCGTGAGTCTCGGCATCTTCGCGTGGTCGCGCATCCAGCCGTCGGAAGACGTCTGGGACTTCGCCTGGCTCGACACCGTGATCGAGAAGCTCCACGCCGGCGGCATCCAGGTCAACCTCGCCACGGCGACCGCCTCGCCGCCGCCGTGGGTCAGCGCCACCTACCCCGACACCCTCCCCGCCGACGAGAGCGGCGCCTCGTACTGGCCCGGAAGCCGGCAGCACTTCGCCCCCTCATCGCCGACCTACCGTCGCTTGGCCGGCGAACTCGTGCGGCGCATCGCAGAGCGCTATGTGGACCACCCCGCCGTGGTGATGTGGCACGTGGGCAATGAGTTCGGCTGCCACCTGTGGATGGACTTCTCCGACTCCGCCCGCGACGCCTACCGCCGCTGGCTCACCGACCGGTACACGAGCATCGACGCCCTCAACGAGGCCTGGGGCACGAGCTTCTGGTCGCAGCGCTACGGCTCGTTCGACGAGATCTTCCCGCCGCGGCTGGCCCCGTACAGCCACAACCCGTCGTCGATGCTCGACTGGCGCCGGTTCACCAGCGACATGCTGCTGGAGTGCTACCTGATGGAGCGCGCGATCCTTCTCGAGGCGGGCGCGACGCAGCCGATCACCACGAACTTCATGGGACCGTTCAAGCCCGCCGACTATTCGGCATGGGCACCCCACATGGACCTCATCGCCGACGACTGCTACCCCGATCCGACCAGCCCGACCCGCGTCCGCGACGCGGCCTTCCAGCGCGACCTGATCCGCTCGCTCAAGCCCGGCGTGCCGTGGGTCCTGTGGGAGCAGGCGACGGATGCCGTGAACTGGCGCCCGGCGAACCCGGGGAAGAAGCCCGGCGCCCTCATGGCCGAGACGGCGCAGTCGATCGGCCGCGGCGCCGACGGCATCATGTTCTTCCAGTGGCGGCAGTCCCGGGCAGGAAGCGAGAAGTTCCACTCGGCGATGCTCCCCCACGCCGGAACCGACACCCGCACCTGGCAGGCGGTCACCGAGCTCGGCGCGCGCCTGAAGGCGCTGGGCGAGCTGCCCGCGCCCGGACGAGACGCCCGTGTCGCGCTGGTGTTCGACTGGGAGAGCTGGTGGGCGGTCGAGGAGCGCGACCACCCCGTCGAGGTCGACTATCTCGCGGCGGTGCTCGAGTGGTACGGCGCGCTGCACAGCCGCGGCATCCAAGTCGACATCATCGCGCCCGAGCGCGTCGACGACGGCTACGACCTTGCCCTCGCGCCCGTGCTGTACCTCCTCCGCGAAGAGGGTGCGACCGCCCTCACCCGTTTCGTCGACGGCGGCGGCACGCTACTCGCCGGTCCGTTCACCGATGTGGTCGACGGCCACGACCAGTTCCGCCCGGGCGGCTTCGTCACGCAGTTGCGCGACGTGCTCGGCATCCGCTTCGAGGACTTCGGTGCTCTCGGCGGGGCCAGCGTCGGCGGAATGGGCGTCGGAGCGCTGAGCGCCGCGGCCGCGCCCGCGGTTCGGGCGACCGCGGCGTTCACCGTCGGCGGCACGCCCGCCGAGGGACGCCTCGTCGCCGAGTCGATCCACGCGGTCGGCGCCGACGTCGTCTCTCACTTCGAGACGGGAGCCGCGGCCGGACGCCCGGCGCTCACGCGCCACCGGCACGGCGCCGGGGAGGCCTGGTACATCGCCACCCTTCCCGACACCGCAGGTGCCGACGCCGTCGTGGCCGCCCTCGTCGAGTCGTCGGGGGTGCGACCGGTGGTCGCGGGCCTCCCTGCGGACGTCGAAGTCGCGCGACGCGGAGACCTCGTGACACTCATCAACCACGGTGACGACGACGTCGACATCGCGATCGAGGGGACGGATGCCGAGACCGGCGCCCCCGTCGAGAGCGTGCGGCTCGCTTCGCAGGAGGCGGCGTTCGTGCTGGCTCCGGTCGTCGTCGCCGCCTCGGGGCCGCTCGGCCTCGCCACAGCGTCGGTGTGA
- a CDS encoding DUF624 domain-containing protein: MDRRQMRAARRADRDGSGPTLEEREAARYPGATGAFALFGEVLLTGLLVTIASLPVITLPAALAAGIRHIRRYLNAEQSHARQFWTDYRHALPGGLAVGAVTTLIAGILIADILLANTGALPGGAAIGIIGWAGLTLAGTALLAAAGAWTPGTGWMPAVRGIPAALAGDPVGTLYLAATVVFTGVVTWMLVPLVIAALGCAATAVVAIPARRGR, encoded by the coding sequence ATGGACCGCCGACAGATGCGAGCCGCCCGTCGCGCCGATCGCGACGGCTCCGGCCCCACGCTCGAAGAGCGCGAAGCCGCCCGCTACCCCGGGGCGACGGGCGCGTTCGCACTGTTCGGCGAAGTGCTCCTCACCGGACTCCTCGTCACCATCGCGAGCCTCCCCGTCATCACCCTCCCCGCAGCCCTCGCGGCCGGCATCCGCCACATCCGCCGCTACCTGAACGCCGAGCAGTCCCACGCCCGCCAGTTCTGGACCGACTACCGGCACGCCCTCCCCGGCGGGCTCGCCGTCGGCGCGGTCACCACCCTCATCGCCGGCATCCTCATCGCCGACATCCTCCTCGCGAACACCGGTGCCCTGCCCGGCGGCGCCGCGATCGGGATCATCGGCTGGGCCGGCCTCACCCTCGCCGGCACCGCGCTGCTCGCTGCCGCCGGCGCCTGGACGCCCGGCACCGGATGGATGCCCGCCGTCCGCGGCATCCCCGCCGCCCTCGCGGGCGACCCGGTCGGCACGCTCTACCTCGCCGCGACCGTCGTCTTCACCGGCGTCGTGACCTGGATGCTCGTCCCCCTCGTCATCGCCGCGCTCGGCTGCGCCGCCACCGCCGTCGTCGCCATCCCCGCCCGTCGCGGGCGCTGA
- a CDS encoding carbohydrate ABC transporter permease has product MSTTSSFGENALLVTENQVDPDTKTPAAPRRKVKRSTWQTVIWFIALTAITLVVLYPLVWLFFSTFKPNSEFGNSIAIFPENPTFDNYIKVSEGIAGIPMWRFFANSLIIAVGSVIGTVLSSALAAYAFARIQFKGLGILFAAMIGTLLLPFHVVIIPQYILFNNLGLVDTFWPLLLPKFLATEAFFVFLLVQFMRQMPRDMDEAARIDGAGHVRIFWSIILPLIKPALITCAIFAFIWAWNDFLGPLLYLTSPENYPLPIALRLYNDQTSSSDYGATVTASFVALLPVLLFFLVFQRFLVDGVATQGLKG; this is encoded by the coding sequence ATGAGCACCACATCCTCGTTCGGTGAGAACGCCCTGCTGGTCACCGAGAACCAGGTCGACCCCGACACCAAGACCCCTGCCGCCCCGCGCCGCAAGGTCAAGCGCAGCACCTGGCAGACCGTGATCTGGTTCATCGCGCTCACCGCGATCACCCTGGTGGTCCTCTACCCGCTGGTCTGGCTGTTCTTCTCCACGTTCAAACCCAACAGCGAGTTCGGCAACTCGATCGCGATCTTCCCCGAGAACCCCACCTTCGACAACTACATCAAGGTGTCAGAAGGCATCGCCGGCATCCCGATGTGGCGGTTCTTCGCGAACTCCCTCATCATCGCCGTCGGCTCCGTGATCGGAACCGTGCTCTCCAGCGCGTTGGCCGCGTACGCGTTCGCCCGCATCCAGTTCAAGGGCCTCGGCATCCTGTTCGCCGCGATGATCGGCACCCTGCTGCTGCCGTTCCACGTCGTGATCATCCCGCAGTACATCCTGTTCAACAACCTCGGCCTGGTCGACACGTTCTGGCCGCTGCTGCTGCCGAAGTTCCTCGCAACCGAAGCGTTCTTCGTGTTCCTCCTCGTGCAGTTCATGCGCCAGATGCCCCGCGACATGGACGAGGCCGCCCGCATCGACGGCGCCGGACACGTCCGCATCTTCTGGTCGATCATCCTGCCGCTGATCAAGCCCGCCCTGATCACCTGCGCGATCTTCGCGTTCATCTGGGCCTGGAACGACTTCCTCGGACCCCTGCTCTACCTCACCAGCCCCGAGAACTACCCGCTGCCGATCGCGCTGCGTCTCTACAACGACCAGACCTCGTCGTCCGACTACGGCGCCACCGTCACCGCGTCGTTCGTCGCCCTCCTCCCCGTGCTGCTGTTCTTCCTCGTGTTCCAGCGGTTCCTCGTCGACGGCGTCGCCACCCAAGGCCTCAAGGGCTGA
- a CDS encoding carbohydrate ABC transporter permease yields the protein MSTTATRVIVTGKKSSRGPLSGRGKGEQDLHRPGQRSRQVKESLAGYGFLIPWLVGFFGLTLVPMAYSLYLSFTNYNIFSPPKWIGLDNYVRMFTNDPSFMQSAQITLIYVFIGTPITLLAALLIAMLLNYRDKGAGFYRSAFYAPSLIGGSVSVAIVWRAMFAGDGPVDTTLSFFGINLGGWFGNPALVLPAMILLSVWQFGATMVIFLAGLKQIPKELYEAAEMDGANAWHRFRAVTIPMLSPVIFFNLLLGLIGAFQVFASAYIISNGSGGPAGMTNFITLYLYKRGFSDGQMGYASAIAWVLLVVVAIIAFILFRTQRSWVHYAGDNR from the coding sequence GTGAGCACCACAGCGACGAGAGTCATCGTGACGGGGAAGAAGTCCTCGCGCGGTCCCCTGTCTGGGCGAGGCAAGGGCGAGCAGGATCTGCATCGGCCGGGGCAGCGTTCCCGTCAGGTCAAGGAGTCGTTGGCGGGGTACGGGTTCCTGATCCCGTGGCTGGTCGGGTTCTTCGGGCTCACGCTGGTGCCGATGGCGTACTCGCTGTACCTGTCGTTCACGAACTACAACATCTTCTCCCCGCCCAAGTGGATCGGGCTGGACAACTACGTCCGCATGTTCACGAACGACCCGTCGTTCATGCAGTCCGCGCAGATCACCCTGATCTACGTGTTCATCGGCACCCCGATCACCCTGCTCGCCGCGCTGTTGATCGCGATGCTGCTGAACTACCGCGACAAGGGCGCCGGGTTCTACCGGTCCGCGTTCTACGCCCCGAGCCTCATCGGCGGATCGGTGTCGGTCGCGATCGTGTGGCGGGCGATGTTCGCCGGCGACGGCCCGGTCGACACGACGCTGTCGTTCTTCGGCATCAACCTGGGCGGCTGGTTCGGCAACCCCGCCCTGGTGCTCCCCGCGATGATCCTGCTGTCGGTGTGGCAGTTCGGCGCCACCATGGTCATCTTCCTCGCCGGGCTGAAGCAGATCCCGAAGGAACTGTACGAAGCGGCCGAGATGGACGGCGCGAACGCCTGGCACCGGTTCCGGGCCGTCACCATCCCGATGCTCAGCCCGGTGATCTTCTTCAACCTGCTGCTCGGCCTCATCGGCGCATTCCAGGTATTCGCCTCCGCGTACATCATCAGCAACGGGTCGGGCGGTCCGGCCGGGATGACGAACTTCATCACCCTCTACCTCTACAAGCGAGGATTCTCCGACGGCCAGATGGGCTACGCCTCCGCGATCGCGTGGGTGCTGCTGGTCGTCGTCGCGATCATCGCCTTCATCCTGTTCCGCACCCAGCGATCCTGGGTCCACTACGCCGGAGACAACCGATGA
- a CDS encoding ABC transporter substrate-binding protein, with product MFSKKRAFAGVALATGAALVLAGCAGGGDAPEADPTFDPDEEVTLDLAFWGNDVRAELYDEAIAAFNEEYPNITVNATFLDFPSFWEKRQTEAAGGNLPDVMQFDYSYLRQYSENNLLLDLDPYLGNIIQTDPLPENILGIGVVGDTTYGIATSTNAWGLFTNPVLLEQAGVEEFPGGSWDDYAAWMTEVTEAGGGDIWGGGDYTGRIQNFELQLRSEGSYLFSEDGEPGFDEARLTEFWESRSDIREDGTIIPQSRVEELVPKGGFDSALTASELTWDNFGAGYLAGLGEGYTELGLIAPPVTEEGAKDLYLKPSMLHTISAKTEHPEAAATLVDFLVNSPESGEIFGTNRGLPASETALAAAELDPLSQQVKDYEASIADRLGDAPPVPIVGYGTLEEKFRQIGVELAFGTITVEDAVSQFFSEMDVVLTS from the coding sequence ATGTTCAGCAAGAAGCGGGCATTCGCCGGAGTCGCACTCGCGACCGGCGCCGCCCTGGTCCTGGCCGGTTGCGCCGGAGGCGGCGACGCCCCCGAGGCTGACCCCACCTTCGACCCGGACGAAGAGGTCACGCTCGACCTCGCGTTCTGGGGCAACGACGTGCGCGCGGAGCTCTACGACGAGGCGATCGCCGCGTTCAACGAGGAATACCCCAACATCACCGTCAACGCCACCTTCCTGGACTTCCCCTCGTTCTGGGAGAAGCGTCAGACCGAGGCCGCCGGTGGCAACCTCCCCGACGTGATGCAGTTCGACTACTCGTACCTGCGTCAGTACTCCGAGAACAACCTGCTGCTCGACCTCGACCCGTACCTCGGCAACATCATCCAGACCGACCCGCTGCCCGAGAACATTCTCGGCATCGGCGTGGTCGGCGACACCACGTACGGCATCGCGACCTCGACCAACGCGTGGGGCCTGTTCACCAACCCGGTCCTGCTCGAGCAGGCCGGCGTCGAGGAGTTCCCCGGCGGCAGCTGGGACGACTACGCGGCATGGATGACCGAGGTCACCGAAGCCGGCGGCGGCGACATCTGGGGTGGCGGCGACTACACCGGACGCATCCAGAACTTCGAGCTGCAGCTGCGCTCGGAGGGCTCGTACCTCTTCAGCGAGGACGGCGAGCCGGGCTTCGACGAGGCTCGCCTCACCGAGTTCTGGGAGTCGCGCTCCGACATCCGCGAGGACGGCACGATCATTCCGCAGTCGCGCGTGGAGGAGCTCGTCCCCAAGGGCGGCTTCGACTCCGCGCTGACGGCGAGCGAGCTCACGTGGGACAACTTCGGCGCTGGCTACCTCGCCGGCCTCGGCGAGGGTTACACCGAGCTCGGCCTGATCGCTCCTCCGGTCACCGAAGAGGGCGCGAAGGATCTCTACCTGAAGCCGTCGATGCTCCACACCATCTCGGCCAAGACCGAGCACCCCGAAGCTGCCGCCACGCTGGTCGACTTCCTCGTGAATTCGCCCGAGTCGGGTGAGATCTTCGGCACCAACCGCGGCCTCCCCGCCTCGGAGACCGCCCTGGCCGCTGCCGAGCTCGACCCGCTGAGCCAGCAGGTCAAGGACTACGAGGCGTCGATCGCCGACCGTCTGGGCGACGCGCCGCCCGTGCCGATCGTCGGCTACGGCACGCTCGAGGAGAAGTTCCGCCAGATCGGTGTGGAGCTCGCCTTCGGCACCATCACCGTCGAGGACGCGGTCTCGCAGTTCTTCTCCGAGATGGACGTCGTCCTGACCTCGTGA
- a CDS encoding DUF624 domain-containing protein, which produces MSTSTASPTWALRLHAMFDWVLWILVVNALWYVFTLLGAIVLGAAPAAAAASALTRRRLRGEVFPAVPAFWREWRRSFVDANLALGPGFAVVALLGLGVGGMAVSGSLGSPFGIVSLVALTVAATVTAIAVPMYAHYDLPRRAYLVTASRWMLRNLPHVFVLVLAAVAVVAVSAVVPGIVPFLSTGAWITASTVMCLGFFAANDRRLEEQASGR; this is translated from the coding sequence ATGAGCACCAGCACGGCCTCGCCCACGTGGGCGCTCCGACTGCACGCGATGTTCGACTGGGTGCTCTGGATCCTCGTCGTCAATGCGCTCTGGTACGTCTTCACCCTCCTCGGCGCGATCGTCCTCGGCGCGGCCCCGGCCGCCGCGGCGGCATCCGCCCTCACCCGTCGGCGGCTGCGGGGCGAGGTGTTCCCCGCCGTCCCAGCGTTCTGGCGGGAGTGGCGCCGCAGCTTCGTCGACGCGAACCTCGCGCTCGGCCCCGGCTTCGCGGTCGTCGCGCTCCTCGGCCTCGGCGTGGGCGGCATGGCGGTGAGCGGAAGCCTCGGCTCGCCGTTCGGCATCGTCAGCCTCGTCGCGCTGACGGTCGCGGCCACGGTCACCGCGATCGCGGTGCCGATGTACGCCCACTACGACCTGCCGCGCCGCGCCTACCTCGTTACCGCGAGCCGGTGGATGCTGCGCAACCTCCCGCACGTCTTCGTGCTGGTCCTCGCCGCGGTCGCGGTCGTCGCCGTGAGCGCGGTCGTGCCGGGCATCGTGCCGTTCCTGTCGACCGGAGCATGGATCACCGCGAGCACGGTCATGTGCCTCGGCTTCTTCGCCGCGAACGACCGGCGCCTGGAGGAGCAGGCATCCGGTCGCTGA
- a CDS encoding extracellular solute-binding protein: MNRSRALVGIGAVTVTALALAGCSAGGDAEPADLDTIEIMAPYLVTNAPEEGNEIETAVEDVVGVDLDITWVPNSSYGDKVNITLAGDDLPHVMVIQGKDPGFVRNAEAGAFWDLTDYLGDYENLATTFPEVQKASSVNGKVYGVYRARDVMREAVIIRKDWLANLGLDLPETTEDLQAIAKAFTEDDPDGNGQDDTYGIIVPKWPGTIGTNSPWDAMETWYGAGNRWTERDGELTPNFTTDEWLDAVQYERGLVEDGVVNADFATFDSANWNEPFLNGKGGIIIDVHSRAGVLINLFKESDPENFDQYVDVAGNLTGPDGELHALPTTGYSGFLAIPKAKVRTEAELRAVLEVLNDLNSAEAGPILNNGIEGVTYELEGDLAVAIDDAPQALKDTVLSYSQLGMNVTGFQGYLPKQASDYEQEMYDKRKEIEATDTESAEFDPSAPYVSPTYVSKGAQLDTIVADARIQYIAGQIDLDALKAAVELWRTSGGDDIITEINELASADS, from the coding sequence ATGAATCGCAGCAGAGCACTCGTCGGGATCGGTGCCGTCACCGTCACCGCGCTCGCCCTCGCCGGCTGCTCGGCCGGCGGCGACGCCGAGCCGGCAGACCTCGACACGATCGAGATCATGGCGCCGTATCTCGTGACCAACGCGCCCGAGGAGGGCAACGAGATCGAGACGGCGGTCGAAGACGTCGTCGGCGTCGACCTCGACATCACCTGGGTGCCCAACTCGTCGTACGGCGACAAGGTCAACATCACCCTCGCGGGCGACGACCTGCCCCACGTGATGGTCATCCAGGGCAAGGACCCCGGCTTCGTGCGCAACGCCGAAGCCGGCGCCTTCTGGGACCTGACCGACTACCTCGGCGACTACGAGAACCTCGCCACGACATTCCCCGAGGTGCAGAAGGCATCGAGTGTGAACGGCAAGGTGTATGGCGTCTACCGCGCGCGCGACGTCATGCGCGAGGCGGTCATCATCCGCAAGGACTGGCTCGCCAACCTCGGCCTCGACCTGCCCGAGACGACCGAAGACCTCCAGGCCATCGCGAAGGCGTTCACCGAGGACGACCCCGACGGCAACGGCCAGGACGACACCTACGGCATCATCGTGCCGAAGTGGCCCGGCACGATCGGCACCAACAGCCCGTGGGATGCCATGGAGACCTGGTACGGCGCCGGCAACCGCTGGACCGAGCGCGACGGTGAGCTCACCCCGAACTTCACCACCGATGAGTGGCTGGATGCCGTGCAGTACGAGCGCGGGCTCGTCGAGGACGGCGTGGTCAACGCCGACTTCGCGACCTTCGATTCGGCGAACTGGAACGAGCCGTTCCTCAACGGCAAGGGCGGAATCATCATCGACGTGCACTCCCGCGCCGGTGTGCTGATCAACCTGTTCAAGGAGTCCGACCCCGAGAACTTCGACCAGTACGTCGACGTGGCCGGCAACCTCACCGGCCCCGACGGCGAGCTGCACGCGCTGCCGACGACCGGCTACAGCGGCTTCCTCGCGATCCCGAAGGCCAAGGTGCGCACCGAGGCCGAGCTGCGCGCGGTGCTCGAGGTGCTCAACGACCTGAACTCGGCCGAGGCGGGTCCGATCCTCAACAACGGCATCGAGGGCGTCACCTACGAGCTCGAGGGCGATCTCGCCGTCGCGATCGACGACGCGCCGCAGGCGCTCAAGGACACGGTCCTGAGCTACTCCCAGCTCGGCATGAACGTCACCGGCTTCCAGGGGTACCTACCCAAGCAGGCGAGCGACTACGAGCAGGAGATGTACGACAAGCGCAAGGAGATCGAGGCGACCGACACCGAGTCGGCCGAGTTCGACCCGTCCGCACCGTACGTCTCGCCGACGTACGTCTCGAAGGGCGCTCAGCTCGACACGATCGTCGCGGATGCGCGCATCCAGTACATCGCCGGCCAGATCGATCTCGACGCGCTGAAGGCTGCCGTCGAGCTGTGGCGCACGAGCGGCGGCGACGACATCATCACCGAGATCAACGAGCTGGCCTCGGCCGACTCCTGA
- a CDS encoding ABC transporter permease — MLDTAITATETLTVEKKSRRRRGVRVHFTQFKWLYLLLVPGILYFAVFRYWPMYGAVIAFKDYVPFLGISDSPWVGFQHFEDFFSSPDFPRLLANTLILALLSLLIAFPLTIIVALLLNEMRLMILKRTVQTLIYIPHFLSWTVVASLTYLLFALDVGPLFQLINGILGTDVNFLADPAWFRPIIVLQDIWKNTGWGTIIFLAALAGVDQAQYEAAIIDGAGRFQRVWHITLPSIMPTVIVMLVLQMGQVLNTGFEQIYLMTNSLNRSVADVFDTYVYFMGITQGSYSYSTAVGLFKAVVGVVLIFGANWLARRFNQTGIF; from the coding sequence ATGCTCGACACCGCCATCACGGCGACCGAGACGCTGACCGTCGAGAAGAAGTCGCGACGGCGACGCGGGGTGCGCGTGCACTTCACCCAGTTCAAGTGGCTGTACCTGCTGCTGGTCCCCGGCATCCTGTACTTCGCCGTGTTCCGCTACTGGCCGATGTACGGCGCGGTCATCGCGTTCAAGGACTACGTGCCGTTCCTCGGCATCTCCGACAGTCCGTGGGTCGGCTTCCAGCACTTCGAGGACTTCTTCTCGAGCCCGGACTTCCCCCGGCTCCTGGCCAACACGCTGATCCTGGCGCTGCTGAGTCTCCTCATCGCCTTCCCGCTGACGATCATCGTCGCGCTTCTGCTCAACGAGATGCGCCTGATGATCCTCAAGCGCACCGTGCAGACGCTCATCTACATCCCCCACTTCCTGTCGTGGACCGTGGTCGCGTCGCTCACCTACCTGCTGTTCGCCCTCGACGTCGGGCCCCTGTTCCAGCTGATCAACGGCATCCTCGGCACCGACGTCAACTTCCTCGCCGACCCGGCCTGGTTCCGGCCGATCATCGTGCTGCAGGACATCTGGAAGAACACCGGCTGGGGCACGATCATCTTCCTCGCCGCCCTCGCCGGCGTCGATCAGGCCCAGTACGAGGCGGCCATCATCGACGGCGCCGGCCGCTTCCAGCGGGTGTGGCACATCACGCTCCCGTCGATCATGCCGACGGTCATCGTGATGCTCGTGCTGCAGATGGGCCAGGTGCTCAACACCGGATTCGAGCAGATCTACCTCATGACCAACTCGCTCAACCGCTCGGTGGCCGACGTGTTCGACACCTACGTCTACTTCATGGGCATCACGCAGGGGTCGTACAGCTACTCGACCGCGGTCGGCCTGTTCAAGGCTGTCGTCGGCGTCGTGCTCATCTTCGGCGCCAACTGGCTCGCACGCCGGTTCAACCAGACGGGAATCTTCTGA